The genomic region CCGTTATCAATTGGAGaagccatacatgtatatgcattgtGTAAACAGAATAAAAAGGTCAGTCTATGAGTATTAAtagaaaacatttaattactttCGATCACAGTAaatttgacctcaaaatcaatttCATCATCTACTTGTcaaaaaatcttctttaaacGTTGATGTCCATAGGGCAATGCTCagtctttttttattatgatcTTTGACTTTGATATGTTCACCTTAAACTCGAAAGAGGTCATGGACTTATCATGGCCAACATTTGGAATACATTAATGAACGTGCTCGGCTGAAAAAGCAGACAAAATGCGTCTttgattgtttaataaatgcaCCGATTCTATTTTACGTTGCTGAATAAGGCACCGTAGCGTTCTctgttatattaatttacaCCTAAagttccattccttaaatgaactgcctttcgaaAATTGCGTTATCATCGGATGAACGCGGcttcttcggatatgttcggatcgcgaatcatcgcataatgttacaatatacatgaaacttGTTcgtcttgttattgtttgttttgtggcAGCAGGTCCCatagaaattaaaataactttaagacagtgttaatatatgatatgttaaatatcGTGTTGTCATaagagtttcaattttacgtttaaaagtgatttcaagtggctgATCTTTTCACACgtaatgacgtcatttgataaaacatttccagtcacagtcgggtcgttctgtTTACAGAATAGGTGAGAAAAAgaatttctttaatgaaatgaagtatttttttaacacttctaaaatgaaataatgaactattggtgtaaatataagtaatgaattgcgggatttacatcatcccgcaattcattccttaaactatTGCAAACATGTACTATAACTAAGGTAGTCGGTTATCTGCCAgagttataaatatttgatataacgAATGTTCCCGCCAATTTACtggaaacaaaatcaataccCATAAGCTGTGTCTTTAAACTTTGTAACACGGACCTATAAATGGTCATGTATACATGGTGTTTATGTCCGTGTTTGAAGTAATCAATGTATTTTTCCAGAAGATTTGTAAACCAATTATATGTTACAAGTGTTCTGTCAATATGAATATAGTAAGCATATTTTGTAACTGGTCAATGTTTATAACCTCATGTCTATTAGGTTGTTAAACTGCAAGTGTGGTACTTATTACACGCCGATAGCGATCTCTTTACTGGAGATGTaggttttaatttattgaaatataatttgagCAAGGTTTTCGTCGGCAGCAAGATTCGAACTTGAAATGACCTCTGGATCTGCGACCAGTTTAGGCTATCGACCGTACCTATTTACCCGTTTCGGATAATTTGTCTTTATATAGCGCAATAACCAATTTCACAATTGCGGCGAAATGCGTCATTCAAAATttgaatgttgttttcattgttttaggTGATCATACTTTAGATTGAGAACGATTTTGGCTGTCAGATTTCTCACTCAGTAAGAAGGTTCAAAGGCCTTATTTAACCTGTCATTTATAATGTACTCtaacaataaacaaatgcaCTGAGCCAAGACAATTTCCCGTTAAAttccaatattaaaatgataaaaaacagcaaaaaatacaactcaattcatttcaataaaatgccattttcaaaaatacacaaacatccgtctttACGTAAACTATAAgaagtatataaaacaaattaaacaaaataagtcagctaactcgtcagcactttagtacgtgcATGCCAAAATGGCGTGcgtttgttattcccacgtgggctatcacgtgatgttttaagcGGGGAAAGTGTGCACAGGAGATGAGATCATTATGTCACGTGATAAAATGAAGCGCTTTGAGCGAATAGTAATTCTTTGTTCACGTTTCAATTTTCATTCGTTTTGGGCGCAGGGATactactttattattatttttatctaagttcaacaaattaaatgattaaaatagatattgcgttatgattgcttcttgtTATGTCAAATCTAGCTCGGTTATTGGAACATAGtttgcaatttatatagtccgcactttctcaaactatatttttggtggtaaagagGCAGACGACACTTGTTACTATTAATTGGCATTTTgtgttgtgagtgtcgagtttgtgtCTACACTGAACAGGGAACAACCCTGTTCAATAAATACGCTGCAAACTTTTTCAGAACAAGCATCAGTTTTGAAAGATTGTAATGAAACcacaataacaaacatgtattaaaaaggagacaaacaacaacatctcTGAACCAGCAGGAAATAACATctcaaatttcaaaacacaaCATAACTTTAGTCCTGTCTACACGTAAATCTGCAGCCAAATGTCTAACGCAGCCTCATTATTATTCCTCGTAAGTTAACAGTTCACATATATACTCACATACAGACAATTGTTCACATACactatttaaaattcaaaaccaCGAAACAACTGTCATAATTCAGTGTGCGGTTGTAGGGTACGTCTGGTACGGGGGAGGTGACACGAGGACAACGCCATGCCCGGGCAGGGTGGTGTACGGGGGAGGCGGGGAACCGGAAGTCGCGATGTCACCTTCCGGAAGTGGGTACTTATTCTCCCCGGAAACCGTCTCTACTGGCGGCACAGACAATATTTGGGATACTGactctgaataaaaaaaacatgggaATAATCTAGATTGGTCAAAAATGAAAAGCATTCAACGGCGAGCATGAACATTCCAACCAATTTAACAGCTGCTGGCTAATGAAGCATTTTGTCAAAGAAGTCAAATCCAAATGCGCACCCTTGTATTTGCTATCCGGGGTCGTCTTGCAGTTTTTCTTACAACGTTTTCTGTAGCAACAGTAGCCGACAACGACGGCGATGATAACGAGGGCGACGGAGGAGAAGGCCAGAGCGATGACAATCTTCTTCTTTCCCCTGTCACGAAAGAAAACACGGGGAATATACACAGTCTCATCAAATAAGATAGTGCACCTTGGTAAATATAATTGGGCAAACTATGAATACTCCCAATCTCCTGTAGGGGCAATAAAAGCAGTGATGTTCCTTGacacttttaaaaaagacataCCTTGCAGGATGACTTCAAATGCAAACTATTCATTACTTCGACTTGAAAATGTTAGAGCTATCAATTACAGATTAATTATTCTGATAAATAGTATACGTAGGATTGTTTGCAACTATGCATTGTTAAGCATATTCGTTGCTTCTACTATTCTGTTTTTAATAAAGCTGAAGTTGTCATTGGCAACAAGCAGATTATTTTCTGATTCACAATTATGGATACAAGATCCTTGCCATCTCGTACTTGGTGAAACATATAGGACAACATGTCAGTGTGAACTCATTATGAAACATGTGGAATGTAAACACATATAGATACTGTACAAAGAATGTGATGACGAGATTTCTCCTTATCCTGATGGGTTTTTATTGACCCAGTTATAGGTTCACGCACACAACTTTATTTGCTATCAAACTACTTTCTATATTATACTTTCACGTTTTATCAGTGATTTAAGATGTAGGTAGGCGCTCCATATCTGGTTACAGTTAATGTTACAAGTACAAGAATCCCCTGTTATGGAATTTCACACTGATGTTCATTGCGCTTCTGTATTCATTTCAGCTAAAACTGTCAGTACGAAATAAACTAATAGAGCACTACTAACCAGTGGTGTTCGCAGCATTTTCGGTTCTCCTCGTGGTGCTCGTGTTTACGACGCATGAGTTCTCTCTTTTCTTCCTCCGTCATAGTCTCCCAGTCCATGTGTCCATCAGTTTCATCTTCATGCGAGTCCGAGTCGTCCCGGGCATCGACGTCACTGCGGTCTCCATGGTGATACATGTCCTCGTTACACTCACAGTCATCATGGTCACGCTTGTCCTCGGGTGGGGACCTCGCACACACCGCTACAATGAGAAACGCACATCTTTGAGAATTGTAGAAATGGGCATAGGGAAGTGAACCGTTCACCTCATTCACTATTTGAAGCATGCTTATATTAAAGCAAATATTGCGAAAGGGAACTTGATGCCCATGTTAGCTCATGCTTTATTTAAATGcgctacatgtatatatatgttataattatgtgtaCAAGAAGACTCCCTGTGGAGTTGCATTACACAATAGTTTGATAATACCTTGcttaataatttatgtaaataaggggtgtattgatttcaaaacaaaccAATAGTATTGCTTTATTGCAAGAAAGaatgtatttcaatttttaaccaaaaacattaaGAGAAACATTTTAAACTCTCATTTCGTTTCAATCCGTTTCCGTGCCattatgtattatgttaaacaaactcatatatatatatatatatatatatatatatatagtatatacattgtatacgagattgtttaacataattgtGATGTCGGGATCTGAAGTTTGATATGTACTAAACTAAACCTTGTGTTAGCAATTTTATGTGGATGAAtgacaaagtttttttctgtacattATTTTACGTAGATCGATTCTTACGTATGCACCAACAAAGAAACCCAAACAAGCTTAGAGGAAATAGCCTGCAATTACGTTTATACTGACATAGTTTTAGGGTTGATTTTGTTGGCCCTCTGTCATCAAATTTATGCAGATAATAGTCGGAAGAAAACTTACCCACAAAGCCGAGAAACAGCAAAATATACACCTCTCTCCTCATGATGGATTGTCGGTGGATGGCACTGTATAGATCCAAGATTAGTGGATGATGACAAACCGAGGAAAGACGACGTCTGACTGCTTACCTGAGCGCAAATCGACCGTCTTAGTTGTCACCATACTTGGCAGTATTCCACATAGGGCATACTGAATAAATGTGTCGTTTATGGTCTTTTTACATTATGGATATAAGAAACTAAACGTAGAAACTTCTTTCATTTCTTATTACGTCATTAGAGACGTCGTGAAAAGCGTACGTGCACGTTTGCTTTATATTATGAGTGCTACGTCATCCATGTTCGCACGTGCTCTCGTGGAAATATTTTGTCATCTACGTCATACAGGCGTGATAAGTTTCTGCAAGATGGACTACGGCTGCATCTTCACAATCacgagattttttttaaagaaataggtTTTGCAACCGACTTTAATAAGAAACTGCACAAACAGCTTCCCGTGCACGTGCACGTACAATTACAAGGGGTGTTTCGCAGCCTCTCTTATATATTGCATATTCAACGTTGatgatgaaatgaaattgaaagaaatgaataCATTGAACTAGGATGAAACCAGCCCagatttgttattattatgaaactttTATTGAATCACAGTAGTTTTAGCAGCGATTTGTTGATAtaataattgattgattgattgattgattgattgattgaaaaaGCTTGTAGGGGAATCAGAAACCAATATCATTTTAAGACACTCCTTTATGTTCTGTTTTATAAACTACTAGGGAATATCATGACTTACCAAACATAAAATGGTATTGTCgataaaatatcagatttcACCCGTGGCTGTAAATAACGTAATATCGTGATACATTTTCAATGGTTAGATTTAAATAGACATTGGGTATCCAGCGACCTACATATCGCCCGTTCACCTGAACAaagaaacacaatttaaaattcaaatatgtgACCCAATGAACTGCTAAAAAATGCATTGGGTACAATGTGTTCCTGTCTAGGGTTTCATGTGTTGCGAGTAAAAGTACATTTCCTTGTCtctgtttattaaatataactacATTCATAGCCATATAACAGCGGAAGATgcataacaatttaaaattcaGACGTATTTCATTTATGTGTTTGAGTTTTGTTTAGCTATTACATTTTATGCTTACTTCATTATGAATGTTTTCAATGTTCACTTTAGGTTTCATATTAAGTGTTTTCCGCTCTTAATATATCGTTCTTGTTGTTATAGGTTCTGACTAATTAACAAAGCAATTCTGCGAcgttcttttaaagctgcactctcacagatttaccatttttacaacttaattattttttgtcttggaaagagcacatttttgcgtaaatatatgcaaaccaataatataagattgcatACAAAATTCAGttcgcagatttcatatttccgttcgaaaattaatgttttatggcttaaacggtttaagaaaaatgcataaaacatcaattttttaacttaaatataaaaatctacgataatatttttgacagcagtcttatataactggttcccATGGATTtgcgcaaaaaatggctcattccaagacaaaaaaaagtcaaaatctgtgagagtgcatctttaaaaggagaacgttaaaatgaaatatattcgGAAGTTTCGACTAACATTTTGGCggagttatttaaaaaaaatctcttccATTTAAAGTAGTTATGattcacttatttttttatttatcagtcAACATAATGAATCAGCTTTATTTCTCCTTAACATTTGTTCAGtctgtaattaaaacattacatatacGTTTAATAGCTAGTCTTGGCTAAAATGCCAATATAAAATGGCGAAAAGCCACGCTCAATGATCTTAAATACCCattatttcttcatttgttGATGTATATGAAAAAGTTGTCATCTAACCATCTGTTTAATATAAGTATCATAACAAACCAGAAatccattttcttttttgtttgtgcTGTCTCTTTCTCGCCAGGACTCAGGCTGACAATCATCTTCATGAGAGCAGATACTCCAGttgttcatgtatttttgtaatgtgttttgtttgttgcaATGCTTACCTGTCTTAATCATAGACATCTCATCTTTATTATCCCATTTCgtgcatttttattattgttttatatttaaccaAGTCTGTGATTAATTTATCCATTCATACATTACCGTTATTTCACTCACCCCTCATACATAGAGCTTATCTAACCCACAAAAGGGCTCTTTTTTCAATTCACTCGTATAGGATTTTACTAGGTTTCAATTGTATTTCTTTACAGCCAAggcttttcaaaatgttcacgCGTCTGTCATTATTTACCCAATTGAGTATGTGCGTCCTTATAAGGAGGGCACTTTAGCAAGTCCGCACCCTCAGCTTCGATGCTGGGCCGCTCGGGTCGTCTCCACCAGCCTCTGCCGGTAACTATTTAGCggttttatatatcattttcgGGTATGTTATTTTTAGGGACAGCTAGGCGTCGCGTTTGAGATCAGCTGTTAATTTAGTTTTCAGCTTATgccataaatgtttaaatttcatgaaaacaGAAATACTCTAAGTCGAGGTGCACGGATGATAACTCCAAACGGTACACACATTTTCCATATTTACATCAAGCCATTATACCTAGGATATTATCACTACTAACATGCTTGTCTCTGCATCAGAATTTCAACCCCTACCCCAAAgcattaccccccccccccacacacacacacacacgcgcgcgcacacacacacacccacccCTAAGATGAAGTATACatagaaaacattttgttttttaatcagtTTCAGAACAGTGACTACTACAACAGTGACATTTCATAGAATCTGAAAAGTGACATTTTGGACTACATCGATATCTTCAAGTAATAAATAGAAAGACAATATCCACTACTCAACTCACCAAGATACAAGCTACAAGATACAAGactctttatttaaagtctggTATATGTGAACAAGAAAAAATAGCTCAAttagctattttccgacatgaataaaagacatacataacatataaaaaaattacaatgggcttgtgacctggaaattaaagcatatatgtaaaaaaataatcagatatTAGagcaagtatttacaaaagccgttCGTAATCATATTCATGCATACAAATTCAAATAGTAAAATTGAATGAGAGCACTGTatacagtgataacatcaacaagtTTTCCCGGCCAGTCCATACGCGCACGGTTCCACTagttgatataccactgtaaaatggttagttgtttcaaaagtataactttaagggtaatcatatacattgaatgaacaaaattgaaagtagcaaaatatacaaaGGGACAACAGCTTTGTATATCGATGTatagttgttaaaaaaataaacaatctaGCTTGATaggaaaaatctttggaaagtATTGCCTAGAGGAGGtgttatatttatcatgttatcTTGTTATTACACCTATCACTGTAAAAGaaagttttttgaaaaagtaaagtcGTAACACCTAAAGAAAATATTTGCCGAAAGaaaacacaagtagttgtatgtgttcgacagatgttatataaatttgaaataatcataaatagatataagcatgttatttaatataagttgttattttattcagaaagtccgctgaaatcttttctggtatttgaatgccTTATCTTGTCCAGTGgccatcccactgaaaacaaaactccttttccGATAAGACAAAGGACAGAAGATATTCAGCGAAACATCTTATAATTTCTCaatttcttctaaaaaaaattaaagcaaaaggtattatttgcacattgaacatttacaagaaGGACCTGTCCAGGTGCTGATCAGCCTGCTAAATTCCTGGTAGTTTTCGGATCACCTTATTTCCTTTAGTAGGCTGTTCCAAATCTGACTGGCCTTACAGCTGAAAGAGTTTTTCCCATATTAATAGTTGGTCCTACTGATGGAACATCTACACAGTTTTCGTATCTtagattaaaattacatgtcttaaaagttacaaggttttgaacatattctggtgagataccttacagacatttgtaagtttcaatagcaATGTATCTTACCCTGCTCAAATGTAATGTTGCCAATTGAACTCTTTGAGGAAGATTTTCGTTCTGTATTGAATCTTTTCCAATTTTTTCTGTGTTGGTCTTGCTACCAAAATGCCAAACGACAGGACAGTAGTTGAAATtgaatctgataaaatatttaaagataataagcttagtattggttgTCAAAAATTTGCTTAGTCTTTGAAGAATATTCAATTGCTTAGCTGCTTTTCTGCATATTGTAGAAATCTGggcatcaaaatttattaaactatcTACCTCAACACCTAAGTTTCAATTTATCTTCACATAAAATGTTGTGATTAagtatattaaattgttttatttctttacaatACTTTGAGCCAGCTAAAATTGCTTGAAATTTGTCAGAGTTAGCCTGCATTTAATTGGTAGACAATCAGcttatcaaaatgttactttctttCTTAAGAGTGGTCTTAACAACTTCAGGATTTTTATCGCACACAAAATGAGTATTCTGAtctgcataattatataaagcTGGATTATtgataaagtaaaatataacgATTAGGAAGATGTTGAAAACTAAAGGCCCTAATATTGATCCTTGTGGTACGCCTTTCAGGATGGAGTCACACTCACTGGTAAATTGACCAAGTTTGACACGTTGCTTTCTGTTTGTAAGATAGCTGTGTATAAGTCTACATGCTTGGGGTGAGATACCATATGTATTAAGCTTATATAAGATGAGATCATGGGGCAGGCAGTCGAATGCTTTTGAGAGGTCCATTAGAACTGCGCCTACATAATTGTTCTCATGAAGGTTTTTTCCACTCTTCAACCAGCCTTAACAAAGTAGTTTGAAATCCAGATGTAGTTCTGAATGCTGCCAGGAAAGGATGAAAAATGTTATCGAAATGATTTACTCACTTATGACCCGTTCATATAATTTGGACATTGATGGTAAAACACGGACTGGTATATAGTTCTTTTCAATAAAGGGGTCATCTTTCTTG from Mya arenaria isolate MELC-2E11 chromosome 3, ASM2691426v1 harbors:
- the LOC128228391 gene encoding uncharacterized protein LOC128228391; translated protein: MRREVYILLFLGFVAVCARSPPEDKRDHDDCECNEDMYHHGDRSDVDARDDSDSHEDETDGHMDWETMTEEEKRELMRRKHEHHEENRKCCEHHWGKKKIVIALAFSSVALVIIAVVVGYCCYRKRCKKNCKTTPDSKYKESVSQILSVPPVETVSGENKYPLPEGDIATSGSPPPPYTTLPGHGVVLVSPPPYQTYPTTAH